From a single Drosophila sulfurigaster albostrigata strain 15112-1811.04 chromosome 3, ASM2355843v2, whole genome shotgun sequence genomic region:
- the LOC133845501 gene encoding acidic mammalian chitinase-like: MDIKGPAATVSDNKTNRQLVKMGKLLVLLAILSLGQIITAERIVNCYWGTWANYRSGNGKFDVSNIDANLCTHLSYSFFGIDDNGNIKSLDTWLDYKLGFISQAIGLKRQNSNLKVLAVVGGWNEGSTKYSSMAGDGSKRQNFINSALTLLRKNGFDGLDLDWEYPNQRGGNWNDRSNFVTLLRELKEAFAPYGYELGIAVGAGESLASTSYEIANIAQQVDFINVMTYDFAMASDGKTGFNAPQWAIENAINYWLSQGAPANKLVLGVGSYGRSFQLSDPSQNWPGAPCRGVGSAGAYTGDGGYLGYNEICQNNWHTIFDNDNAAPYAYSGDQWVSFDNVLSVQRKMDFALRKNLAGAMVWSLETDDYRGLCGQAYPLLRTINEKLRRLKLNNKEL; this comes from the exons ATGGA tataaaagggccagcagcaactgtttCAGACAACAAAACGAATCGTCAACTCGTTAAAATGGGCAAACTTTTAGTACTGTTGGCCATTCTCAGTCTTGGCCAAATAATTACCGCCGAAC GCATTGTCAATTGTTACTGGGGAACTTGGGCAAACTACCGAAGTGGCAATGGAAAATTTGATGTGTCCAACATCGATGCCAATCTCTGCACCCATCTGAGCTACTCATTCTTCGGCATCGATGATAATGGAAACATTAAATCGCTGGACACCTGGCTGGACTATAAATTGGGCTTCATCAGCCAAGCCATTGGCCTGAAGCGTCAGAACTCCAACCTGAAGGTGCTCGCTGTGGTTGGTGGCTGGAACGAGGGATCCACCAAATATTCATCCATGGCCGGTGACGGGAGCAAGCGTCAGAACTTCATCAACTCTGCCCTGACCCTGCTGCGCAAAAATGGCTTCGATGGTTTGGATCTGGATTGGGAATACCCCAACCAACGCGGTGGCAACTGGAATGATCGCTCCAACTTTGTCACTTTGCTGCGCGAATTGAAGGAGgc CTTTGCTCCCTACGGCTACGAACTGGGAATtgctgttggagctggagaGTCGCTTGCTAGCACCTCCTATGAGATTGCCAACATTGCCCAGCAGGTGGACTTCATCAACGTTATGACCTACGACTTTGCCATGGCTTCTGATGGCAAGACTGGCTTCAATGCCCCACAATGGGCTATCGAGAACGCCATCAACTATTGGCTCAGCCAGG GTGCTCCCGCTAACAAGCTTGTGCTTGGCGTTGGCAGTTATGGTCGCTCTTTCCAACTGTCCGATCCCTCTCAGAACTGGCCAGGAGCACCATGCCGCGGCGTTGGTAGTGCTGGAGCCTACACTGGCGATGGAGGCTACTTGGGATACAACGAGATCTGCCAGAACAACTGGCACACAATCTTTGATAACGATAATGCTGCTCCCTATGCCTACTCTGGTGATCAATGGGTCAGCTTCGACAATGTGCTCAGTGTGCAGAGGAAGATGGACTTCGCTCTGAGGAAGAACCTTGCTGGTGCCATGGTTTGGTCCCTGGAGACCGATGATTACCGCGGTCTCTGCGGCCAGGCTTACCCACTCCTCAGGACCATCAACGAAAAGTTGCGTAGGTtaaaactaaacaataaaGAATTATAA
- the LOC133840318 gene encoding peroxiredoxin-6-like translates to MRLGQTVPNFKAETTKGPISFHEWQGNEWVVLFSHPADFTPVCTTELGRIAVHQPEFAKRNAKCLAHSVDALDSHVDWVNDIKSYCLDIPGDFPYPIIADPTRDLAVSLGMLDEDQKKDPEVAKTIRALFIISPDHKVRLSMFYPMSTGRNVDEILRTIDSLQLTDRLKVVATPANWTPGTKVMILPSVTDEEANKLFPKGFDKVSMPSGVNYVRTTENY, encoded by the exons ATGCGTCTAGGCCAGACTGTTCCCAACTTCAAAGCTGAGACCACAAAGGGTCCCATAAGCTTCCACGAATGGCAGGGCAACGA ATGGGTTGTGCTGTTCTCGCACCCCGCCGATTTCACACCCGTTTGCACCACGGAACTGGGTCGCATTGCTGTCCACCAGCCGGAGTTTGCCAAGCGCAATGCCAAGTGCCTGGCGCACTCGGTGGATGCCCTAGACTCGCATGTCGACTGGGTCAATGACATTAAGTCTTACTGCTTGGACATTCCCGGGGACTTTCCATATCCAATTATTGCCGATCCTACTCGCGATTTGGCTGTGTCATTGGGCATGCTGGATGAAGATCAGAAGAAGGATCCCGAAGTGGCCAAGACCATTCGTGCTCTGTTCATCATTAGCCCTGATCACAAGGTCCGCCTTTCTATGTTCTACCCGATGTCAACTGGTCGCAATGTTGA TGAAATCTTGCGTACCATCGATTCCCTGCAGTTGACAGATCGCCTCAAGGTGGTGGCTACACCCGCCAACTGGACT CCTGGTACCAAGGTCATGATTCTGCCATCAGTTACTGACGAGGAGGCCAACAAACTCTTCCCCAAGGGCTTTGATAAGGTATCCATGCCATCGGGAGTCAACTACGTGCGCACTACAGAGAACTATTAG
- the LOC133840317 gene encoding acidic mammalian chitinase, which translates to MKLLACLLFTLVSIATSDKILNCYWGTWANYRPGDGKFEPSNIDPTLCTHISYTFFGIADSGEFKSLDTWLDLDDGLAFISKTIALKQVNPKLKILAVVGGWNEGSEKYSAMAADAGKRATFISSTLAFIQRYGFDGLDLDWEYPAQRGGGAQDKQNFVTLLREIKEAFAPHNLELGIAVGASEASASLSYDIPAISQHLDFINVMTYDFHMSFEGFLGLNAPLPEVTAAIDYWIQQGAPPQKLILGIGFYGHTYQLSDNSNTSPGAASKGDGAAGPYTRQNGFLGYMEICVNNWHTVFDDATKCPYAFQGDQWVGYDNVQSIELKMQLVSSRNLGGAMTWSIETDDFRGICGETYPLLKAMNRGLGSSGSGGGDVTSAPTAAPTAAPTSAPTTSAPGGGGSNDNCSTDGYFLHSSDCTRYYQCSNGIRYDFQCGNGLYFDTKISTCNYPSDANCPY; encoded by the exons ATGAAGTTATTGGCGTGCTTGCTTTTCACGCTGGTCTCCATCGCCACCAGCGACA AGATCCTCAACTGTTACTGGGGCACATGGGCCAACTATCGCCCCGGAGATGGTAAATTTGAACCATCAAATATTGACCCCACTCTGTGCACACACATCAGTTACACCTTCTTCGGCATTGCGGATTCGGGAGAGTTCAAGTCGTTGGACACTTGGCTTGACCTAGACGATGGACTGG CTTTCATTAGCAAGACCATTGCACTGAAACAGGTGAATCCTAAGCTCAAGATTCTGGCTGTTGTTGGTGGCTGGAATGAGGGATCTGAGAAATACTCTGCCATGGCTGCCGATGCAGGCAAACGTGCCACTTTCATTTCCTCCACCTTAGCATTCATTCAACGCTATGGCTTCGATGGTCTTGATCTGGATTGGGAATATCCTGCCCAACGTGGTGGCGGAGCTCAGGACAAGCAGAACTTTGTGACACTGCTGCGAGAGATCAAGGAAGC TTTTGCTCCCCACAACTTGGAGCTGGGTATTGCCGTGGGTGCTTCTGAAGCGTCTGCCTCTCTTTCATATGACATCCCCGCCATTTCCCAACACTTGGACTTCATCAATGTGATGACCTACGATTTCCACATGTCATTCGAAGGTTTCTTGGGCCTCAACGCCCCTCTCCCTGAGGTAACAGCTGCCATCGACTACTGGATTCAACAAG GTGCTCCACCACAGAAACTGATCCTTGGCATTGGATTCTATGGTCACACTTATCAGTTGTCAGACAACTCCAACACTTCGCCAGGTGCTGCCAGCAAAGGAGATGGAGCCGCTGGTCCCTACACACGTCAGAATGGTTTCTTGGGCTACATGGAAATCTGTGTCAACAACTGGCATACTGTATTTGATGATGCAACGAAATGTCCATATGCCTTCCAGGGCGATCAGTGGGTAGGCTACGACAACGTGCAGAGCATTGAGCTCAAGATGCAGTTGGTGAGCTCACGTAATCTGGGTGGCGCCATGACCTGGTCCATTGAGACTGACGATTTCCGTGGTATTTGCGGTGAAACTTATCCATTGCTGAAGGCAATGAACCGCGGTTTGGGTAGCAGTGGCAGCGGAGGTGGCGATGTAACATCTGCGCCTACAGCTGCACCCACAGCTGCACCTACCTCTGCACCGACAACATCGGCTCCTGGTGGCGGAGGTTCCAACGATAATTGCTCCACTGATGGCTATTTCCTGCATAGCAGCGACTGCACCAGGTACTATCAGTGTTCTAACGGTATTCGCTACGACTTCCAATGCGGCAATGGATTGTACTTCGATACAAAAATCTCGACTTGCAACTATCCCAGTGACGCCAACTGTCCATAttag
- the LOC133840316 gene encoding protein rotatin homolog translates to MSTSSRQMLTIGENLLAKLTNEAPEIRMRALEQVETRFMRGLQHDEELNLNPIVFTKQLIGWFNFKPPMATDRVLSLMLELLRSDYGDGIMPSIPVKRLREEISKIRQLLSEYPSERGFELIEDLRSRITKMHMDAMTPVESSSSCRSSDNQLSDSYESDYIASRDRLRLSPTDFETSWTRPSDTDLLTMKIIVDSLTVSDEMDLKRNLTNLQIKLCDYPIEYFLQPPNVYLRLIHIQQKHSGDVLQHINRVLFAFLKQLQQRHRVRSKILSYSAPIEAPKNPQGLPDQLRFRKALTMLLYGSFKQVGSPTLEHCVDNWHCFELIDETIQTMNDLGVRVPDYIVEKMGIMVAKLLIYLRDMKMPKTGDVSSLVKRMMIPRLESLILNELLVDVIAINVDHNPKMNKAAAYALLHAILTDDVYLMCFPDFVEVLENLSKSLNIDVKTLKNQMYRLKVAYSTAVNQLVETTKIPPLQLLRKQGMVCLVLNQMGSETLLRQLVETLIKCTPCYGQQRELRQDAESLLSTFFNLPNEQMRGQVLRLLKQPVVDHFHAFLNHTNYMAGCNNIELARQHILGLPMSTELVRQLLVQGWMPNKDAQGGQEQLQQWCVDYLIMLMGLAKIIGNRDFAEVFEMVVTQLPLMICRGVNYPQLQQNIWSLMDPDKRYVDPSVALRANACYLFHPDAKFRKEAISRVAYVLMRHDSQNHKYRIIMDQLTLDLIGHDLCVVRPPIDYATLFNEKKTLSDERNLLALQRLLETPDLKPAIRKSTLVQLNVLMHNRQAVKAFTSNERSCLLCLNALRDPLLGKRQPDAMDMEILMPATSILMRMLFCSAHTRMKLKDNEEILMCLLRCLFLMPHNTQLRAELSCCIFQLLYEEHLMPTESTLFMNVNLSPLMVPVCYQVDHAVPPTATTEGTAVQNNLLAKHFLGNKELAYQHWRLYIAHCICESAESMEVAAVQKLDIDDSLKLTPKDMALVQATLVHEQLRQQLLEANNCSSHQKLLHHVASLQLFLVLLHNNVPQQEDEALWSLLHRFLPTSPGNQLDHTVYFALLDLCSRCLQYRLPAVLTGLNTALETDAHHSFFIVLRDLQVNLPLLQLVTGCLVQLLHAGDGAEVYDWHGRLFMELSKLARSHFEERRLQHVRSLLTVLRHLSARQLNMEDIKLQAHYQHFVQLSSNLRTSTQTGAQWQRDCLLIMCQLQAQAQCPAVVAISTGHGTKVFRYLLGLCGHCDAEVRTLAWVTMANWLKSSDINMANILLEFLDFLPGGLGACCLSTMLDGHEQILVREMAGRVFERLMPHQGSAACVELLSKYAFLQEAHKALATLEISPQIADNADGVINSCEIIGCFVSILIKLVQLQPSWCTTLCEHAFFHALSDVMKLNVILMQPQNTGYSKAYIELCAGQICKLYALCYQHNFEFLQRSICRDTVLLKSFFALMHALHNQRVVHERLLENMLKLMMVFCKDGNSYRVLYDHLKVHPELLMDGLMHGCSLVLFLRPVQRYAFTMFSLLLTKMQYEPKDDNLLRQLETYAEVIDLDESKDENANVDVTDSDDNENNDHENDDSEEVICKRLKIMNLRPINTTNHKGNRSKKPPDSAKHTELSNCVGLLFYTFNNLFEMHFPAKTYSFLQAPSRNHIQLCELMGNLLKLSPFLMEAARNVKLLDRIIQLMESFLDVTSVGNATAYVRRVGAHKTREILGNLMLICNMLMHWHSSSHSVITDTVMANRIVRVILRLWPWLSHSGMLKHFILCWTGHLTEHSFEMCKQASLVLSNQSHSLLQMMMRVADHETTKKDKTSTKPNPFCVLETTANSFVEAALRVMINCCSCTEGRLSLSKMRVLDMFDSILPASQSLQNKVRPEALLSWLNFWEIYSRYDAGNKVCHVAALLDAVRRSPPLGSKRMTCLRILRNMCFANSNRTQLIGLHEFQDLMHSILLQPVVIDGGGDASLNSYEEHCLVILCLWKLFGFTAKHRALLRSSKMFKQIDKLKNQLTILETENLKRFESFPFAKDTSDMLGNLYKAVQM, encoded by the exons ATGTCTACGTCATCCAGACAAATGCTAACTATTGGCGAAAATCTACTTGCCAAATTGACAAATGAAGCACCCGAGATTCGCATGCGTGCCTTAGAACAAGTCGAAACACGTTTCATGCGCGGTCTGCAGCATGATGAGGAACTCAATTTGAACCCAATTGTGTTTACAAAGCAACTTATCGGATGGTTTAATTTCAAGCCACCAATGGCCACAGATCGTGTGCTTTCGCTGATGCTAGAATTGCTGCGTTCGGATTACGGTGATGGGATTATGCCAAGTATCCCGGTCAAGCGGCTGCGAGAAGAGATATCCAAGATACGCCAACTGCTGTCCGAGTATCCCTCTGAGCGTGGCTTCGAACTGATTGAGGACTTGAGAAGTAGAATCACCAAGATGCACATGGATGCAATGACTCCCGTTGAGAGCAGCAGCTCCTGTCGTAGCTCAG ACAATCAGCTAAGCGACAGCTACGAGTCCGACTACATCGCTTCACGTGATAGACTTCGTCTCTCACCAACGGACTTTGAAACCTCTTGGACACGTCCCAGTGATACGGATTTGCTCACCATGAAGATCATCGTTGACTCGCTCACTGTGAGTGACGAGATGGATCTGAAGAGGAATTTGACAAACCTACAGATCAAACTATGTGACTATCCTATCGAGTATTTCCTCCAACCACCAAATGTCTACCTTAGGTTGATTCACATTCAGCAGAAGCATTCTGGCGACGTTCTGCAACACATAAACCGCGTGCTGTTCGCCTTCCTCAAGCAGCTACAGCAGCGACACAGGGTACGCAGCAAGATACTCAGCTACTCGGCTCCCATTGAAGCGCCAAAGAATCCACAAGGATTGCCAGATCAGCTGCGATTTAGGAAGGCACTGACGATGCTGTTGTATGGCAGTTTTAAGCAGGTTGGATCCCCTACCTTGGAGCATTGTGTGGACAACTGGCACTGTTTTGAGCTAATCGATGAGACTATACAGACAATGAATGATTTGGGCGTACGAGTGCCTGATTATATAGTAGAAAAAATGGGCATTATGGTCGCCAAgctgcttatttatttacgagACATGAAGATGCCAAAGACCGGCGACGTGTCCAGCTTAGTCAAGCGCATGATGATACCTAGACTGGAATCGCTTATTCTTAACGAGCTGCTGGTTGATGTGATTGCCATTAATGTGGATCATAATCCGAAAATGAACAAAGCCGCTGCGTATGCACTGCTACACGCCATTCTTACAGATGATGTCTATTTGATGTGCTTTCCAGACTTTGTGGAAGTGTTGGAGAATCTTTCAAAATCACTGAACATCGATGTCAAAACCCTCAAAAACCAGATGTATCGCCTCAAGGTTGCTTACAGCACCGCAGTGAATCAACTAGTGGAGACAACCAAAATACCGCCTTTACAACTGCTGCGTAAACAGGGCATGGTTTGTCTCGTGCTTAATCAAATGGGTAGCGAGACGCTGCTGCGCCAACTAGTCGAAACGCTAATCAAGTGCACTCCATGCTATGGACAACAGCGTGAGCTGCGCCAGGACGCCGAGAGTCTGCTAAGCACGTTTTTCAATCTGCCCAATGAACAGATGCGCGGCCAAGTTTTGCGTCTGCTGAAGCAGCCAGTTGTGGATCACTTTCATGCCTTCTTAAACCACACCAACTACATGGCGGGCTGCAATAATATCGAGCTGGCCCGTCAGCATATACTCGGCTTGCCTATGAGCACTGAGTTGGTGCGCCAGCTCTTGGTCCAGGGCTGGATGCCAAACAAGGATGCCCAGGGTGGCCaggagcagctgcaacaatgGTGCGTTGATTATCTGATTATGCTAATGGGACTCGCCAAGATCATCGGCAACCGTGACTTTGCCGAAGTCTTCGAAATGGTGGTGACCCAGTTGCCTCTAATGATTTGCCGGGGTGTCAACTAtccgcagctgcagcagaaCATCTGGAGTCTGATGGATCCGGACAAGCGCTATGTGGATCCCAGTGTGGCATTGCGTGCCAATGCCTGCTACTTGTTCCATCCGGATGCCAAGTTCCGCAAGGAGGCCATCAGTCGTGTCGCCTATGTGCTGATGCGCCATGACTCGCAGAACCACAAGTACCGGATCATTATGGACCAACTAACACTCGACTTGATTGGCCATGATCTGTGCGTGGTACGGCCGCCCATTGACTACGCCACGCTGTTCAATGAGAAGAAGACACTGTCAGACGAGCGTAATCTGCTTGCGCTGCAGCGACTACTAGAGACACCCGACTTGAAGCCGGCCATACGCAAATCGACGCTCGTCCAGCTGAATGTCCTGATGCATAACAGGCAGGCCGTGAAAGCGTTCACCAGCAACGAAAGGTCCTGTCTGCTCTGCTTGAATGCTTTGCGCGATCCGCTGTTGGGCAAGCGGCAGCCCGATGCCATGGACATGGAAATATTGATGCCAGCGACGAGCATCTTGATGCGCATGCTCTTTTGCAGCGCACACACTCGGATGAAGCTCAAGGATAACGAGGAAATACTGATGTGTCTGCTGCGCTGTCTCTTTCTTATGCCCCACAATACGCAATTGCGCGCCGAACTGAGCTGCTGCATTTTTCAGCTACTCTACGAAGAACACTTGATGCCCACCGAAAGCACGCTGTTCATGAACGTAAATCTGTCGCCCTTGATGGTACCAGTGTGCTACCAAGTGGATCATGCTGTGCCGCCCACAGCCACCACTGAAGGCACTGCAGTGCAGAATAATTTGCTGGCCAAGCATTTTCTGGGCAACAAAGAGCTGGCTTATCAGCATTGGCGTCTCTACATCGCGCACTGTATTTGCGAATCCGCCGAGAGCATGGAAGTCGCTGCAGTGCAAAAACTGGACATTGATGATTCGCTGAAATTAACGCCCAAAGATATGGCATTGGTGCAAGCGACGCTCGTCCATGAGCAactgcggcagcagctgctggaaGCAAACAATTGCAGTAGCCACCAGAAGTTACTGCATCATGTGGCCAGTCTGCAGCTGTTTCTGGTGCTCTTACACAACAATGTACCACAACAAGAGGACGAGGCTTTGTGGTCACTGCTACACAGATTTCTGCCAACCTCGCCGGGCAATCAACTGGATCACACGGtctactttgctttgctggaTTTATGCTCCAGGTGCTTACAATATCGCTTGCCCGCTGTGTTGACTGGATTGAACACAGCCCTGGAGACAGATGCACATCACAGTTTCTTTATCGTGCTGCGCGATTTGCAGGTGAACTTGCCGTTACTGCAACTGGTCACTGGATGCCTGGTACAATTGCTTCACGCAGGCGACGGCGCTGAAGTGTACGACTGGCATGGCAGGCTCTTCATGGAGCTGAGCAAGCTGGCGCGCAGTCATTTTGAGGAGCGACGCCTGCAGCATGTGCGAAGCTTGCTTACTGTGTTGCGTCATTTGAGTGCGCGTCAGCTAAACATGGAGGACATCAAGCTGCAG GCTCACTACCAGCACTTTGTACAACTGTCGAGCAATCTGCGCACCTCGACCCAGACTGGCGCTCAATGGCAACGGGACTGTTTGCTCATCATGTGCCAGCTGCAGGCTCAAGCCCAATGTCCAGCTGTCGTTGCCATCTCCACGGGTCATGGGACCAAGGTATTCCGTTATCTGCTTGGACTCTGTGGTCATTGCGATGCCGAGGTGCGCACTCTAGCCTGGGTGACGATGGCTAATTGGCTGAAGAGCAGCGACATCAACATGGCCAATATACTGCTCGAATTCTTAGACTTTCTGCCCGGCGGACTGGGCGCCTGTTGTCTGTCGACTATGTTAGATGGCCACGAACAGATCTTAGTGCGCGAAATGGCCGGACGTGTCTTTGAGCGCCTAATGCCGCATCAGGGAAGCGCCGCTTGCGTGGAACTGCTCAGCAAATATGCTTTCCTGCAAGAGGCACACAAGGCTCTGGCCACATTGGAGATTTCGCCGCAAATAGCCGATAATGCGGACGGCGTGATAAATTCGTGCGAGATCATTGGCTGCTTTGTTAGCATACTCATCAAACTGGTGCAGCTGCAGCCCAGCTGGTGCACCACGCTCTGCGAACATGCTTTTTTCCATGCCCTCAGCGATGTGATGAAGCTGAATGTGATTCTAATGCAGCCACAAAATACCGGCTACTCTAAAGCTTATATAGAGCTGTGCGCTGGACAAATCTGTAAGCTCTACGCACTCTGCTATCAGCACAACTTTGAGTTTCTGCAGCGCAGCATTTGTCGGGACACAGTGCTGCTGAAAAGCTTCTTTGCCCTGATGCATGCGCTGCACAATCAGAGGGTGGTGCATGAGAGGCTGTTGGAAAATATGCTGAAACTCATGATGGTATTCTGCAAAGATGGGAACTCCTATCGTGTGCTTTACGACCATTTAAAGGTGCATCCGGAACTGCTAATGGACGGACTGATGCATGGCTGCAGTTTGGTCCTATTTCTTCGTCCGGTGCAGCGCTATGCCTTTACCATGTTCTCATTGCTGCTGACTAAGATGCAGTACGAGCCCAAAGATGACAATCTGCTGCGTCAGCTGGAGACATATGCAGAGGTTATTGATCTTGATGAGAGCAAGGACGAAAATGCCAATGTCGATGTGACGGATAgcgacgacaacgagaacaacgACCACGAGAACGATGATAGCGAGGAAGTGATCTGCAAGCGACTCAAGATAATGAACCTGAGGCCGATAAACACGACGAACCATAAAGGCAATAGGTCGAAAAAGCCACCAGATTCTGCCAAGCACACAGAGCTTAGCAATTGTGTCGGTCTGCTCTTTTACACCTTTAACAATCTGTTTGAGATGCATTTTCCGGCAAAGACCTACAGCTTCCTGCAAGCTCCCAGCCGTAATCACATACAGCTCTGTGAACTGATGGGAAATCTACTGAAACTGTCGCCGTTTCTTATGGAAGCCGCTCGTAATGTCAAGCTGCTGGATCGCATCATCCAGCTGATGGAGTCATTTCTTGACGTTACCAGTGTGGGCAATGCCACAGCCTATGTACGCCGCGTGGGCGCTCACAAGACACGTGAGATTCTCGGCAATTTGATGTTGATTTGTAACATGCTAATGCACTGGCACAGCTCTTCGCATTCCGTCATCACGGACACCGTCATGGCGAACAGAATTGTGCGCGTCATTTTAAGATTGTGGCCCTGGCTATCGCATTCGGGCATGCTCAAACACTTCATTTTGTGTTGGACTGGTCATCTCACCGAGCACTCCTTTGAAATGTGCAAACAAGCTTCATTGGTGCTATCCAATCAATCGCATTCACTGCTACAGATGATGATGCGCGTTGCCGATCATGAAACGACCAAAAAGGATAAGACTTCAACCAAACCGAATCCATTCTGCGTGCTAGAAACGACTGCGAATTCCTTTGTGGAGGCCGCACTCCGAGTCATGATCAATTGCTGCTCCTGCACCGAGGGACGCCTCAGTCTGTCCAAGATGCGTGTGCTGGACATGTTCGACTCGATTCTGCCGGCCAGCCAGAGTCTACAGAACAAAGTGCGACCAGAGGCTTTGCTCAGTTGGCTAAACTTTTGGGAGATCTACTCTAGATACGACGCTGGCAATAAGGTCTGCCACGTGGCGGCACTGCTTGATGCCGTGCGTCGCTCGCCGCCACTCGGCAGCAAGCGCATGACGTGTTTGCGTATTCTACGCAACATGTGCTTTGCCAATAGCAACAGGACGCAGCTCATCGGCTTGCACGAGTTTCAGGACTTGATGCATAGCATCCTCCTGCAACCTGTGGTGATCGATGGTGGCGGTGATGCTAGCCTGAACTCATATGAAGAGCACTGTCTGGTCATTCTGTGCCTCTGGAAACTATTTGGCTTCACTGCCAAGCATCGAGCTCTACTGCGCAGTTCCAAAATGTTTAAACAGATCGATAAacttaaaaatcaattgacGATCTTAGAGACGGAGAACCTTAAACGCTTTGAAAGCTTTCCCTTTGCCAAAGATACGAGCGATATGTTGGGAAATCTATATAAGGCTGTACAAATGTAG